The Marivirga tractuosa DSM 4126 genome contains the following window.
TGTATAAGGTAGGAGTGATAAATACTTTCTTTTCAGCTAGTTCGGCAAATAATTCATTTGCCATTTGCTTATCATAGGTTTCTGTAATGGTTTCCATCATGCCATAGCCTAAACCTAATTCGGTTAAACTATCGGCTTTAGGTGAACAAGCTTTCATAATGTAATACATGTGTTCGCTTCCATCCATACCCAAAGAAACTGCCTTTTGGAAATCAGCAGACATCGGCATGTGCCCTGTTACTTTCATGCTTCTTTTTTCTGTTGCTTTAATAATAGAATAGAAATTTTCTGCACTAAGACTTCCATCATAAATCTTCACATAATCAACATTGATAGATTCCAATGAATCCAAAGCCATTTCAATATCATTCAGGTTTACGATTTTTATGGATCCTTCCCAAGCTGGTTTTGGTCCATCAAGCTTAGGACCTGAAGTGAAAATTTGTGGCCCTAGCAATTCCTTTTGATTGATTTTTTTTGCCCATCCCATTGCAGCTGGGGTCATGTCACCACCAGCATCTCGAACAGTGGTCACTCCAAACTTTGGAAATAAGCCTAAAAGATCTTGATTTTCGGCTATTAAATCCGTTCCACCTCTAAAATGCACATGATTATCCCAAAGGCCTGGCATAGCGAATCTTCCTTGTAAATCCATTGATTCTTTGGAATCATAAGCTGGTATTTCTTCCATAGAACCTGTTGAGAAAATAGTATCTCCTTTAATCGCTATGAATTGGTTTTCAAGGAGCTGAATATTTTGGACATCAACTATTGTGGTGTTGAGTAAAACTAAATCAATTGAGGTTTTCTCTTTGGTTGTACAAAAAGAAAGCGTGAGTACTATGATAATTGAATAGAATATTGTGGAGATTAATTTCATGGCAGTTTTACTTATATAAAAGGAAGATAACTATTAAAATTTAACCACAAAAGAGACAAAAGAACACAATAGAAAATAATCAAGATTATTTTTAAAAGACATAATTCTTTTTCGATTAGGTTACAGCAGAATTTATAGGGGTAGCATATTTTATTTTATGCAAAGCATAAAACCTTATGTGTTCTCTTGTCTCTATTGTGGTAGAAAAAAGTCTGCGCAATTTGCAGTTTAGGCTCGTAATCAATGAAGAGGTTAATAAGGGAAAATCAGAAAAAACCCTCCCCAGCAGCTTCCTCAGTCACTTTCTCTGCATTTTCTTTTCCTAAGTAGCGGTCTATCAAGAAATGAGCTACATACAATAATGGGGTAAGTAAAATGGCTAAGGCGCCTTTGTAAATGTAATTAATTACACCTACTGAAAGGACTTGCTCTATACTCCAGTTGCCAAAAACAAAGAAAGCGATCCATAAGACAACAAAACTGTCAATTAATTGGCTGACTAATGTAGAACCAGTAGCTCGAAGCCAAATCTTGCCACTACCAGTAAATTTTCTTAGATGCTGAAAAACCAATACATCTAAAAACTGGCCTATCAGGAAAGCTGTTAAAGATCCAATTATAATTCCTAGTCCTTGTTGGAAAATTACTCCATAAGCATAATTGATATTGAATTCATTACCCTGTGGATCCGGTGAGTTAACATTTAACCAGAAATCAGCGGGAGCTAATTTTGTAACACCATAAATCACAAAAAATGAATAAAGGATAAAAAGTGCAGTCAAAAAACTGATTCTGCGGACTCCTTTTTTACCAAAATACTCATTGATGATATCAGTAGTGATAAAAACTATAGGCCAAATGATAACTCCTGCTGTGAGATTAAAATCCAGAACGAAATCTCCAAATAGTTTGATCTGGGCTGGTGGAAAGCCCAAGGTAGCCTCAGCTGAAAAAATCTTGACTCCTAATATCTCAGCCAATAAAGCATTGGTCAGAAAAATCCCGCTTAAAGCAATGAAAAGATTTCTTTTCTTTCTATTGAGCGATCCATTTGGCTTTACCGCATCCATATTATTCCTCTATGGTAAAAACTTTTCCCTCCTCTGCTAAAGCAGTATTGGTAAATTCCTTTTGGGCTTCCTCCAATAAAGGTTGTAATTCTTTATATCGATTGGAAAAGTGACCAATCAATAACTGCCCTACATTTGCTTTTTGGGCAATAATACCTGCTTGCTTTGCTGTGGTATGGAAAGTAGATTCTGCCCTTTCTAAATTATCATGCAAAAATGTACCTTCATGATAAAGCAAATCCACTTCCTTAACCAAAGGAATTATATCCTCATTATATTTGGTGTCAGAACAATATGCATAGCTTCTGGACTTTTTGGCCGGCAAGGTATAATCTGTGTTTTTAAATTTTAGATTTCCCGATTCATCCAACACATCTTCTCCCTTTTTCAGAATATTAATATCTCGAACTCTTAATTCGGATACTTTTTCCTTTTTCAACCGCTTGGGTTTAGGTTTTTCTTTTATCAAAAACCCTGTGCAAGGAATTCTATGTTGAAGTGGAATGGTATGAACTGTTATTTTTGGGTGATCCAAAATCAATTCGGATTGATCTCCTTTTAACTCCTGGAAATGAATGGGATAACTTAGTCGGGTATTGGCATACTTCAAATGCAAACTGATAATCTCAGACAAACCCACAGGTCCATGCAAATATAATGCAGTTTTTCTGCCGTTCAAGTGCATGGTGGACAATAAGCCCATTAGTCCCAAGAAATGATCCCCGTGCAAATGACTAATAAAGATATGGCTTAAGCGATTTTTTCTTAAGCCATATCTTTTCATTTGCAATTGTGTAGCTTCCCCGCAATCGATCATAATTTGCATATCCTGTATGCGCAATACTTGGGAAGTATGATGCCTCCCGTGAGCCGGGGCTGCAGAATTGGAACCTAATATGTGAACTTCAAAAGACAAGGAATTTTACTCGCTATCGCCTTCTTCACCCAAGGCTTTTTCCAATTCATGCATGAAAACAGATTCCACTGCTTCGTGCACGGTAGGTAAAATATCAAACACCTTATCTAATTGAGAGATTTTAATTAATTTCTCAGTATGCTCAGTGGGTGCTGCAATAATAAAAGCCCCTCCGTTTTCACCTATCACTCTATTTCCTACCAATAAAGCGCTCAAGCCTGATGAATCTACATATTTCACTTCTGACATGTCAATCACCATGTTTTGAACACCTTCTGCCTGCATGGTCACCAAATCAGACTTGAAGCCCGAAGCTACTGAAGAATCAAATTTCTCTTCCTTTATCTTTATTAATGAGTACTTCTCTTCTTTATCAATTGAATATTTCATGTATCTGTTTTTAAAAATTTCACAAAAAAGTAACTTCCGTAAAAGTAACTCCTTATTTAATACTTTTTAGGATATTTTGTTCAATCGTTTTTAATACGTCATTGTAATCTCTAGGTTTGAATTTTTCACCCGTTACTTTTTCGTACAATTCTATGTAGCGATTAGAAATTTCTTCCACTTTCTCATCCGTCATTTCAGGAATCTTTTGTCCGTCTTTACCTTGAAAACCATTTTCAATTAGCCACTCCCTTACAAACTCTTTTGATAACTGTTTTTGCTTCAAACCTTTAGATTGGTTTTCATCATAAACATCGGAATAAAAAAATCTAGAAGAATCTGGTGTATGGATTTCATCTATTAAATAAA
Protein-coding sequences here:
- a CDS encoding queuosine precursor transporter translates to MDAVKPNGSLNRKKRNLFIALSGIFLTNALLAEILGVKIFSAEATLGFPPAQIKLFGDFVLDFNLTAGVIIWPIVFITTDIINEYFGKKGVRRISFLTALFILYSFFVIYGVTKLAPADFWLNVNSPDPQGNEFNINYAYGVIFQQGLGIIIGSLTAFLIGQFLDVLVFQHLRKFTGSGKIWLRATGSTLVSQLIDSFVVLWIAFFVFGNWSIEQVLSVGVINYIYKGALAILLTPLLYVAHFLIDRYLGKENAEKVTEEAAGEGFF
- a CDS encoding ribonuclease Z, whose protein sequence is MSFEVHILGSNSAAPAHGRHHTSQVLRIQDMQIMIDCGEATQLQMKRYGLRKNRLSHIFISHLHGDHFLGLMGLLSTMHLNGRKTALYLHGPVGLSEIISLHLKYANTRLSYPIHFQELKGDQSELILDHPKITVHTIPLQHRIPCTGFLIKEKPKPKRLKKEKVSELRVRDINILKKGEDVLDESGNLKFKNTDYTLPAKKSRSYAYCSDTKYNEDIIPLVKEVDLLYHEGTFLHDNLERAESTFHTTAKQAGIIAQKANVGQLLIGHFSNRYKELQPLLEEAQKEFTNTALAEEGKVFTIEE
- a CDS encoding STAS domain-containing protein — encoded protein: MKYSIDKEEKYSLIKIKEEKFDSSVASGFKSDLVTMQAEGVQNMVIDMSEVKYVDSSGLSALLVGNRVIGENGGAFIIAAPTEHTEKLIKISQLDKVFDILPTVHEAVESVFMHELEKALGEEGDSE
- a CDS encoding amidohydrolase family protein, with the protein product MKLISTIFYSIIIVLTLSFCTTKEKTSIDLVLLNTTIVDVQNIQLLENQFIAIKGDTIFSTGSMEEIPAYDSKESMDLQGRFAMPGLWDNHVHFRGGTDLIAENQDLLGLFPKFGVTTVRDAGGDMTPAAMGWAKKINQKELLGPQIFTSGPKLDGPKPAWEGSIKIVNLNDIEMALDSLESINVDYVKIYDGSLSAENFYSIIKATEKRSMKVTGHMPMSADFQKAVSLGMDGSEHMYYIMKACSPKADSLTELGLGYGMMETITETYDKQMANELFAELAEKKVFITPTLYIGKVLSNIADEDHSTDTLLSEIGVGIQKTYEGRVESAKRAKSSGSQMREKVSNLAKEMIRPMFEAGVPILAGSDCGPFNSFVYPGEALWGELFSLVEAGLTPAEALKTSMIYGPAFFGLENQYGSLEKGKVANIIILKENPLEDIQHLRSLGKVFLKGVNIEL